Proteins from one Drosophila gunungcola strain Sukarami chromosome 3R, Dgunungcola_SK_2, whole genome shotgun sequence genomic window:
- the LOC128261877 gene encoding dynein beta chain, ciliary isoform X3 has protein sequence MCVSGGSALASGNNNPFSRLPAAEQTTDSSNNQTTTGTPKQPPHPKAPSPTPPTSEWVAMEPSTSAEAAAAAAAGGPDPRLELMGSFVIKSLKLKPEKWTRVITVEEHKGIIKEFLDRNTPVVLIIILTPAAQLVPSTTFPLSQLKSKGVYFIKRYALPIPREDCGNFIIYGDLATRTIDQLSALVEEVLVPLLSNEDNYRSWPIMVAQDVQKHVHSLKSTVHQVKGQVSGETILAMPVGVEKIVKAAKELVETEQCQFDLYLKSAIEGVVIKWATQIHEVIKESPSNAFANGQNPTPHTEFTFWNNRLKNLSFIYDQLRNERIRAMALILEYSMSAYHPCFQTLFKNVVTALAEAKDITLYLNPLKRPLQHLEEIDFAECKPLLIPFMNTVGILWGNSRYYCQSSKITVLLQEICNLIVHQAKRYLDPSSIFHSDIDEAMQRLTLSIQILKFFRELFDYYKERLATFFTEPEERPPILWTFHPNSVFKRFNAFLERLTTIQWFFFTVIEFLKLEKVEIGGLRGRQLSTRITDVYVEFNQYFTAFASKSYDVLDPDDHEFDEDFRGFQTRILELDMKLAAILCQAFDDCHNLESIFKLISIVGSVLDRPKIKEEFTQRYAEIVRMLDDEMTICESIYDKQMELKKVGDNLYPNYNCPPVAAFIRWCHQLETRITAPVKHFKALQHEITKTEKSLEIVERYEVLMVKLGSCKTQFFDDWAEQLDGQIEENLKKSLIARDRRHNSLILNFSAALFSILREVHYMQQMKIDGIPQIAIDFAEKSDVFRSYTLNLEKTIDWYNSIQEGSSPVELRLIEPEIKMIDDLVEIGVNQLVWNSSDILSYLDKLRKPVAALQNRMDHTQGNLRHIRKIMGVWAKQPLFERRDCKKDSVLSIDERPDRTAKRYAEIQSASVEIHNLLHDNMLQFDMERKQDDAVWLSYVDFVDNIVYENILKTVGVSVGYLAENMDPENNYAPLFESRLELVEPNLVFVPSLDPEDPMGFNNMLIELMRDIMKMGSLIKRLKPKEKRNYVEMIKENQDIIDMRREILNGVDLVMEEASRFCRQFERYSYLWLDDREECMEYFLEYGRMLDPDEIELILINDPNQPPPQPCKPTIEAFREQIDNYESLFNEIEDIGPFQVFSSWFQVDVRPFRQALLNTVCKWGNMFKEHLVTNVTSSLMNLSHFIRKADEGLLQTVKEKDYEGLVSIMAYLMQVKERAAKTDEMFEPMQETIQLLKFYDMDIPEEVNVLLQELPEQWANTKKIASTVKQQVSPLQATEVVSIRNKIALFETHIQLFREVFKTYNFFRFDCHKPYLLMDRINDDMFLCESEMRDIQESGSLFEVNIPEFKVLKQCRKELRMLKQLWDYVNIVATCIDDWKTTPWRKVDVENMDIECKKFAKDIRLLDKEMRPWDTFINLESTVKNMLTSLRAVGELQNPAIRERHWNQLMNSTKSLAALPKEVTVKFIMDHETTLAELLGLNLHECEEEVKNIVDKAVKEMSMEKILRDLNTTWTAMEFDHELHPRTGCNLLKASEELIETLEDNQVCLQNLITSKYIAHFLEEVSTWQNKLMIADQVITVWFEVQRTWTHLESIFMSSEDIRKQLPVDSDRFDNIDSEFRVLMDEMSVSSNVVASTNRPGLIERLEHLQKELTLCEKALAEYLETKRLAFPRFYFVSSADLLDVLSNGIQPEMVTKHLTKLFDSIARLKFNRDESGEINTASGMYAKDGEYVEFNELASIRGPVEAWLNRIQTAMRASLRHYVMEAVIAYEEKQREQWLFDYPAQVSLCGSQIWWSTEVNIAFSRLEEGYDNAIKDYYKKQISQLSLLITLLLGELSKGDRQKIMTICTIDVHSRDVVAKMIQAKLDSGSAFMWQSQLRHRFDDVEKDCFANICDAEFQYCHEYLGNTPRLVITPLTDRCYITLTQSLHLVMGGAPAGPAGTGKTETTKDLGRAIGISVYVFNCSEQMDYQSCGNIYKGLAQTGAWGCFDEFNRITVEVLSVVAVQVKSVQDAIRDKKDKFNFMGEMISCVPTVGIFITMNPGYAGRTELPENLKALFRPCAMVVPDFELICEIMLVAEGFQDARVLARKFITLYTLCKELLSKQDHYDWGLRAIKSVLVVAGSLKRGDPGRPEEEVLMRALRDFNIPKIITDDMPVFMGLISDLFPALDVPRKRDQDFERTVKQAASDLLLQPEDNFILKVVQLEELLEVRHSVFIVGNAGTGKTQVWKTLLRTYQNIKRKPIFNDLNPKAVTNDELFGIINPATREWKDGLFSVLMRDQANITGDQPKWIVLDGDIDPMWIESLNTVMDDNKVLTLASNERIALTPSMRLLFEISNLRTATPATVSRAGILYINPQDLGWNPYVTSWVETRKIPAEKSNLVMLFDKYIPPSLETIRVRFKKITPVAEMAHIQMLCHLLNCFLIPANTPADCPKEWHELYFVFACIWAFGSAMFQDQAIDYRVEFSKWWVNEFKTVKFPPGGTVFDYFLDSETKTFVSWTEKIPKFELDSDLPLQAVIVHTSESIRLRFFLDLLMDKKHPVMLVGNAGCGKTVLVNEKLQSLSENYAVTTIPFNYYTTSEMLQKILEKPLEKKAGRNYGPPGNKLLCYFVDDINMPEVDAYGTVQPHTLMRQHLDYGHWYDRNKLTLKDIHNCQYVACMNPTSGSFTINPRLQRHFCVLAVSFPGPESITVMYSAILAQHFANAEQKFTPIVTRMTPNIVAATIALHNKCLQVFLPTAIKSHYIFNLRDISNVFQGLLFSSTECLTGSTDLIRLWQHETQRVYSDKLTDDKDIDSFTKMQHDIVKKSFEEIDESVIFDKPNIYCHFAGGIGDPKYMPIKGWPELHKLLQEAMSSYNDLVAAMNLVLFEDAMMHVCRINRILESPRGSALLVGVGGSGKQSLARLAAFISSLEVVQIQLKKGYGVNDLKNEFSGLYLKAGLKNVGIMFLMTDAQIPSEDFLVLINDMLATGEIPDLFPDDEIENIIAGVRNEVKGAGLNDTRENCWKFFIDRVRKQLKIVLCFSPVGSTLRVRSRKFPAIINATSINWFHEWPQEALISVAMNFLAQNKVLPESHRDSVAKFMAYVHTSVNTTSKVYLQNERRYNYTTPKSYLEQINLYIKLLNHKHEDLQSKIERLENGLEKLRSTALQVADLKVKLAVQEIELKEKNEAADALIEIVGIETEKVQTEKAVADEEEMKVALIADEVSKKQRDCEEDLLKAEPALMAAQDALNTLNKANLTELKSFGSPPGAVTNVTAAVMVLLSQGGKVPKDRSWKAAKIAMAKVDTFLDSLINYDKENIHPEITKAIQPYLKDPEFEPEFVRSKSGAAAGLCAWVINIIKFYEVYCDVEPKRKALAAANAELAAAQDKLAGIKRKVMGLEEQLAKLTADFEKATADKLRCQQEADATQATIALANRLVGGLASENVRWAEAVNNFVKQGITLPGDILLITAFISYVGCFTKGFRIDLLLKMWTPFLKSIDPPIPTTENLDPLSLLTDDTTIAVWTNEGLPSDRMSIENATILSNSDRWPLMIDPQLQGVKWIKQKYGEELKVIRLGQRSYLDIIEKSINAGCNVLIENIDENLDPVLDSLLGRNLIKKGNHQNRGQGDRIQFQLPPDPAHQTS, from the exons ATGTGCGTGTCAGGTGGGAGTGCTTTGGCCAGCGGAAATAACAACCCATTCAGTCGCTTACCAGCAGCCGAG CAAACAAcagacagcagcaacaaccagaCAACCACTGGAACACCAAAGCAACCACCGCACCCAAAAGCACCATCACCAACACCACCCACCAGCGAGTGGGTCGCGATGGAGCCATCCACCAGCGCCGAGGCCGCTGCTGCAGCGGCGGCTGGTGGTCCGGATCCGCGACTGGAGCTAATGGGCTCTTTCGTCATCAAATCGCTGAAACTCAAGCCGGAGAAGTGGACGCGCGTCATCACGGTGGAGGAGCACAAGGGCATTATCAAGGAGTTCCTGGACAGGAACACCCCAGTTGTGCTGATTATCATCCTCACTCCGGCGGCCCAGCTGGTTCCCTCGACCACCTTCCCGCTGTCGCAGCTGAAGAGCAAGGGTGTGTACTTCATCAAGCGCTATGCCTTGCCCATTCCTCGCGAGGATTGTGGCAACTTCATTATCTACGGGGACTTGGCCACACGCACCATTGACCAACTGTCCGCCCTGGTCGAGGAGGTGCTTGTGCCGCTGCTGTCCAACGAGGACAACTACCGCAGCTGGCCCATCATGGTGGCCCAGGATGTGCAGAAGCATGTGCACAGTCTCAAGAGCACCGTGCACCAGGTGAAGGGTCAGGTCAGCGGGGAGACCATCCTGGCCATGCCCGTGGGCGTGGAGAAGATCGTGAAGGCGGCCAAGGAGCTGGTCGAGACGGAGCAATGCCAGTTCGATCTGTACCTGAAGAGCGCCATCGAGGGCGTCGTCATCAAGTGGGCCACCCAGATCCACGAGGTCATCAAGGAGAGTCCCTCGAACGCCTTCGCCAATGGCCAGAATCCCACTCCGCACACGG AATTTACATTTTGGAACAATCGCCTCAAGAATCTGTCATTCATATACGACCAATTGCGCAACGAGCGCATTCGTGCCATGGCCCTGATACTGGAGTACTCGATGAGTGCCTATCATCCGTGCTTCCAGACCCTCTTCAAGAACGTCGTTACGG CTCTGGCGGAGGCAAAGGACATAACTCTCTATCTGAACCCACTGAAGCGCCCACTCCAGCACCTGGAGGAGATTGATTTCGCCGAATGCAAGCCGCTGCTCATTCCGTTCATGAACACTGTGGGCATTCTGTGGGGCAATTCGCGTTACTATTGCCAGTCGTCGAAAATAACAGTGCTGTTGCAGGAAATATGCAACTTGATTGTGCATCAG GCCAAGCGGTACTTGGATCCCTCTTCCATATTCCACAGCGACATCGATGAGGCCATGCAACGGCTCACGCTATCCATTCAGATTCTTAAGTTCTTTCGGGAGTTATTCGACTACTATAAGGAACGACTGGCCACGTTCTTCACGGAACCCGAAGAGCGGCCTCCGATTTTATGGACTTTTCATCCAAATTCAGTTTTCAAGCGCTTTAATGCCTTCCTCGAACGTCTCACAACCATTCAGTG GTTCTTCTTTACTGTGATTGAATTCCTGAAATTAGAGAAAGTCGAAATCGGTGGGCTGCGGGGTCGTCAGCTCAGCACACGCATCACAGATGTCTACGTGGAGTTCAACCAGTACTTTACGGCCTTTGCCTCGAAGAGCTACGACGTCCTCGATCCAGATGACCACGAGTTTGATGAGGACTTCAGGGGCTTTCAGACCCGCATTCTCGAGTTGGACATGAAGCTGGCGGCCATTTTGTGCCAGGCCTTTGATGATTGCCATAACCTggagagtatttttaag CTCATTAGCATTGTGGGCAGCGTACTTGATCGCCCCAAGATCAAGGAGGAGTTTACCCAGCGTTATGCTGAAATCGTACGCATGCTGGATGATGAAATGACGATCTGCGAGTCCATCTACGATAAGCAAATGGAATTGAAAAAAGTGGGAGACAATCTGTATCCCAACTACAACTGTCCACCTGTGGCCGCCTTTATTCGCTGGTGTCATCAGCTGGAGACGCGTATCACGGCCCCGGTCAAGCACTTCAAGGCCTTGCAGCATGA GATTACCAAGACGGAGAAATCACTGGAAATCGTAGAGCGCTACGAGGTCCTCATGGTCAAACTGGGATCCTGTAAAACCCAGTTCTTCGACGACTGGGCCGAGCAGCTGGACGGACAAATCGAGGAGAACCTGAAGAAATCCCTGATAGCCCGCGATCGTCGCCACAATTCGCTGATCCTGAACTTCAGTGCCGCTCTGTTCTCCATTCTGAGGGAGGTGCACTACATGCAGCAGATGAAGATCGACGGCATTCCCCAAATAGCCATTGATTTTGCCGAAAAGAGCGACGTCTTTCGATCCTATACCCTGAACCTGGAGAAGACAATCGATTGGTACAACAGCATTCAAGAAGGCAGCTCGCCTGTGGAACTCAGGCTGATCGAACCCGAGATAAAAATGATTGATGATCTGGTGGAGATCGGCGTGAATCAGCTCGTTTGGAATTCGTCAG ATATCCTGAGCTACCTGGATAAGCTGCGAAAGCCAGTGGCCGCTCTTCAGAATCGCATGGACCACACGCAGGGAAATCTTCGCCATATACGCAAAATTATGGGCGTTTGGGCCAAGCAACCGCTTTTCGAGAGGCGGGACTGCAAAAAGGACAGTGTGCTGTCGATAGACGAACGCCCAGATCGAACGGCCAAGCGCTATGCCGAGATCCAGTCGGCCTCAGTAGAGATCCACAATCTGCTGCATGACAACATGCTGCAGTTTGATATGGAGCGCAAACAGGACGATGCAGTGTGGCTGAGTTACGTGGACTTCGTCGACAACATTGTGTATGAGAACATCTTGAAGACGGTGGGCGTGAGCGTGGGCTACCTAGCGGAGAACATGGATCCGGAGAACAACTATGCTCCGCTCTTTGAGTCGCGCTTGGAGCTCGTCGAACCCAATCTGGTGTTTGTGCCCTCGCTGGATCCCGAGGATCCGATGGGATTTAACAACATGCTGATAGAGCTGATGCGGGACATCATGAAAATGGGGTCGTTGATCAAACGCCTGAAGCCCAAGGAAAAACGCAACTATGTGGAGATGATCAAGGAGAACCAGGACATTATCGATATGCGCCGCGAGATTCTAAATGGGGTTGACCTTGTTATGGAGGAGGCCTCTCGTTTCTGCCGCCAGTTCGAGCGGTACTCCTACCTCTGGCTTGATGATCGCGAGGAATGCATGGAGTACTTCCTCGAGTACGGACGCATGCTGGATCCTGATGAAATTGAGCTGATCCTGATCAACGATCCCAATCAGCCGCCACCGCAGCCCTGCAAGCCGACTATCGAGGCGTTTAGGGAGCAGATCGACAACTACGAATCGCTGTTCAACGAGATCGAGGACATTGGACCCTTTCAGGTGTTCAGTTCGTGGTTCCAGGTGGACGTACGCCCCTTCCGCCAGGCCCTGCTCAACACAGTGTGCAAGTGGGGCAACATGTTCAAGGAGCACCTGGTGACCAACGTCACCTCCAGCCTCATGAATCTCAGCCACTTTATTCGCAAGGCTGACGAGGGTCTGTTGCAGACAGTGAAGGAAAAGGACTACGAGGGACTGGTCAGCATTATGGCGTACCTGATGCAGGTGAAGGAACGGGCGGCCAAGACAGACGAGATGTTCGAGCCCATGCAGGAGACCATTCAACTACTCAAATTTTACGACATGGACATTCCCGAGGAGGTGAACGTGCTGCTGCAGGAGTTGCCGGAGCAATGGGCGAACACCAAGAAGATTGCCAGCACCGTGAAGCAGCAGGTGTCGCCATTGCAGGCCACCGAGGTGGTCAGCATCCGGAACAAGATCGCCCTCTTCGAGACGCACATTCAGCTCTTCCGCGAAGTCTTCAAGACGTACAACTTCTTCCGGTTCGATTGCCACAAGCCCTACCTGCTGATGGACCGCATCAACGACGACATGTTCCTGTGCGAGAGCGAGATGCGGGACATTCAGGAGTCCGGCAGCCTGTTCGAGGTCAATATCCCGGAGTTCAAGGTTCTGAAGCAGTGCCGCAAGGAGCTGCGCATGCTCAAG CAACTTTGGGACTACGTCAACATTGTGGCCACCTGCATCGACGATTGGAAGACAACGCCCTGGCGCAAGGTGGATGTGGAGAACATGGACATAGAGTGCAAGAAGTTTGCCAAGGACATCCGCCTGCTGGACAAGGAGATGCGCCCGTGGGACACCTTCATCAACCTGGAGTCGACGGTCAAGAACATGCTGACCTCGCTCCGAGCCGTTGGGGAGCTGCAGAATCCGGCCATTCGGGAGCGTCACTGGAACCAGCTGATGAACTCCACCAAG AGTCTGGCCGCCCTGCCCAAGGAAGTGACC GTCAAGTTTATCATGGACCACGAAACGACGCTGGCCGAACTCCTGGGCCTGAATCTGCACGAGTGCGAGGAGGAGGTGAAGAACATCGTGGACAAGGCCGTCAAGGAAATGTCCATGGAGAAGATCCTGCGCGATCTGAACACAACGTGGACGGCAATGGAATTCGACCATGAGCTGCATCCGCGCACTGGCTGTAACCTCCTGAAGGCATCGGAAGAACTCATAGAGACGCTTGAAGATAATCAGGTTTGCCTACAGAATCTAATAACATCCAAGTACATCGCCCATTTCCTCGAAGAAGTGTCCACTTGGCAGAACAAGCTAATGATCGCCGATCAAGTGATAACCGTATGGTTTGAGGTGCAACGCACTTGGACCCATCTCGAGAGTATCTTCATGAGTTCGGAAGACATACGCAAACAGCTTCCCGTCGATTCGGATCGATTCGATAATATCGACTCGGAGTTCCGCGTCCTCATGGATGAGATGTCCGTCTCGTCGAATGTGGTGGCGTCCACCAATCGTCCCGGTCTAATCGAACGCTTGGAGCATTTGCAGAAGGAGCTTACGCTATGCGAAAAGGCATTGGCAGAGTATTTGGAAACGAAACGCTTGGCTTTTCCTCGCTTCTACTTTGTGTCCTCGGCCGATCTGCTGGACGTGTTGAGCAACGGCATCCAGCCGGAAATGGTCACCAAGCACCTGACCAAGCTCTTTGACTCGATAGCCCGACTCAAATTCAACCGCGATGAGTCCGGCGAGATTAACACGGCGTCGGGAATGTACGCCAAGGACGGTGAGTACGTGGAGTTCAACGAGTTGGCCAGCATTCGGGGACCTGTAGAGGCCTGGCTAAACCGTATCCAGACGGCGATGCGTGCCAGTCTACGGCACTACGTCATGGAGGCGGTGATTGCCTACGAGGAAAAGCAGCGGGAACAA tggtTATTCGACTACCCTGCCCAGGTGTCCCTCTGCGGATCACAGATCTGGTGGTCTACGGAGGTAAACATCGCCTTCAGCCGGTTGGAGGAGGGCTATGATAATGCCATCAAGGACTACTACAAGAAACAGATATCGCAGCTCAGTTTGCTTATAACGCTTCTGCTGGGTGAGCTTAGTAAAGGCGATCGTCAGAAGATAATGACGATATGCACCATTGATGTGCACTCTAGAGATGTGGTCGCCAAGATGATTCAGGCCAAATTGGATTCGGGCTCCGCGTTTATGTGGCAATCGCAGTTGAGACATCGCTTCGACGATGTGGAGAAGGACTGTTTTGCCAATATCTGCGATGCCGAGTTCCAGTATTGTCACGAATACTTGGGCAATACGCCACGCCTGGTCATAACGCCGCTCACAGATCGTTGTTATATTACCTTGACCCAATCCCTTCACCTGGTGATGGGGGGAGCTCCAGCCGGGCCGGCCGGAACCGGAAAAACTGAGACCACCAAGGACTTGGGACGAGCCATCGGCATCTCGGTCTACGTCTTCAACTGTTCCGAGCAGATGGACTACCAGTCCTGCGGCAATATCTACAAGGGCCTGGCCCAAACGGGCGCCTGGGGCTGCTTCGACGAATTCAACCGCATCACCGTGGAGGTGCTGTCGGTGGTGGCTGTTCAGGTGAAGTCCGTTCAGGATGCGATCCGGGACAAGAAGGACAAGTTCAACTTCATGGGCGAGATGATCAGCTGTGTGCCCACGGTGGGCATTTTTATCACCATGAATCCGGGCTACGCGGGCCGCACGGAGCTGCCGGAGAATTTAAAAGCCCTCTTCCGGCCCTGTGCCATGGTCGTGCCCGACTTTGAGCTCATCTGCGAGATTATGCTGGTGGCCGAGGGCTTCCAGGATGCTCGAGTCCTGGCTCGCAAGTTCATCACCCTGTACACGCTTTGCAAGGAGCTACTCTCCAAGCAGGACCACTACGATTGGGGCCTTCGAGCCATCAAATCAGTACTCGTGGTGGCGGGATCCCTAAAG CGAGGTGATCCCGGCCGTCCGGAGGAGGAGGTGCTGATGCGCGCCCTCCGTGACTTTAACATACCGAAAATCATTACGGACGACATGCCGGTGTTCATGGGGCTGATCAGCGACCTGTTTCCCGCCCTGGATGTGCCCCGCAAACGTGATCAGGATTTTGAACGCACCGTAAAACAAGCGGCCTCCGATCTCCTACTACAACCAGAAGACAATTTCATACTGAAGGTAGTGCAGCTGGAGGAGCTGTTGGAGGTACGTCACTCCGTGTTCATCGTTGGCAATGCGGGCACCGGGAAGACCCAGGTGTGGAAGACGCTGCTGCGCACCTACCAGAACATCAAGCGGAAGCCGATTTTCAATGACTTGAATCCAAAAGCTGTGACCAATGATGAACTTTTCGGCATTATCAACCCGGCGACACGCGAGTGGAAAGACGGCCTGTTCTCGGTGCTGATGCGGGATCAGGCAAACATAACGGGCGATCAACCAAAGTGGATCGTGCTAGACGGCGACATCGATCCCATGTGGATCGAGAGCCTCAATACCGTGATGGACGACAACAAGGTCCTGACATTGGCCAGCAACGAGCGCATTGCGTTGACGCCTTCGATGCGTTTGCTCTTCGAGATCTCCAACCTGAGAACAGCAACGCCGGCAACCGTATCCAGGGCTGGCATCCTGTACATTAACCCCCAGGACTTGGGTTGGAATCC CTATGTAACCAGTTGGGTTGAAACGCGAAAAATTCCAGCCGAAAAGTCCAATTTGGTCATGTTATTCGATAAGTACATACCGCCTTCATTGGAAACGATTCGCGTGCGTTTCAAGAAGATCACGCCTGTCGCCGAAATGGCACACATCCAAATGCTGTGCCATCTCCTAAACTGTTTTCTAATACCAGCGAACACGCCTGCCGACTGCCCAAAAGAATGGCACGAACTgtactttgtttttgcctgTATTTGGGCCTTCGGGTCGGCCATGTTCCAGGATCAAGCCATTGACTACCGCGTGGAGTTCAGCAAATGGTGGGTAAATGAGTTCAAAACTGTTAAGTTCCCGCCAG GTGGAACAGTTTTCGACTACTTCCTGGACAGCGAGACGAAGACCTTTGTGTCGTGGACCGAGAAGATACCAAAATTCGAGCTGGACTCGGACCTGCCGCTGCAGGCTGTCATTGTGCACACCTCCGAGTCGATACGCCTGCGTTTTTTCCTAGATCTCCTGATGGATAAGAAGCACCCGGTGATGCTAGTGGGGAATGCCGGCTGCGGCAAGACCGTCCTGGTGAACGAGAAGCTTCAATCGCTTTCTGAGAATTACGCTGTCACTACAATACCATTCAATTACTACACCACGTCCGAAATGTTGCAAAAGATCCTCGAGAAGCCGCTGGAGAAGAAGGCGGGTCGCAACTACGGACCGCCCGGCAACAAGCTGCTCTGCTACTTCGTGGACGACATCAACATGCCGGAGGTGGACGCCTACGGCACGGTCCAGCCACACACGCTGATGCGGCAGCACCTGGACTACGGCCACTGGTACGACCGGAACAAGCTTACGCTGAAGGACATCCACAACTGTCAGTACGTTGCCTGCATGAACCCCACCTCCGGCAGCTTCACGATCAATCCGCGCCTGCAGCGCCACTTCTGCGTTTTGGCCGTGAGTTTTCCCGGCCCCGAGTCCATCACGGTCATGTACTCGGCCATCCTGGCGCAGCACTTCGCCAACGCGGAGCAGAAGTTCACGCCGATTGTGACACGAATGACGCCCAACATTGTGGCCGCCACGATCGCACTGCACAACAAGTGCCTGCAGGTGTTCCTGCCCACTGCGATCAAGTCGCACTACATCTTCAATCTACGCGACATCAGCAATGTCTTTCAG GGATTGCTGTTCAGTTCGACAGAGTGCTTGACGGGTTCCACAGATCTTATACGCTTGTGGCAACACGAGACACAGAGGGTGTACTCGGATAAGCTAACCGACGATAAGGACATCGATAGCTTTACCAAAATGCAGCATGACATTGTCAAGAAGTCGTTCGAAGAAATTGACGAATCCGTTATATTCGACAAGCCGAATATCTACTGTCATTTCGCTGGAGGAATTGGTGATCCTAAGTACATGCCCATCAAGGGTTGGCCTGAGCTTCACAAACTCCTTCAGGAAGCAATGTCATCGTATAATGATCTAGTCGCTGCCATGAATCTGGTGCTATTCGAGGATGCGATGATGCACGTCTGCAG GATCAATCGCATATTAGAATCACCGCGTGGCAGCGCCTTATTGGTTGGTGTTGGTGGCAGCGGGAAACAATCTCTAGCGCGCTTGGCAGCATTCATATCCAGCTTGGAGGTCGTGCAGATACAGCTGAAGAAGGGCTACGGAGTCAATGACTTGAAG AATGAATTTTCAGGACTTTACCTAAAGGCCGGTCTCAAGAATGTGGGCATAATGTTCCTTATGACGGATGCCCAAATCCCAAGCGAGGATTTTCTTGTCTTAATTAACGACATGTTAGCG ACTGGCGAGATCCCAGACTTGTTTCCGGACGACGAGATCGAAAACATAATAGCTGGCGTTCGTAATGAGGTCAAGGGTGCGGGACTAAATG ATACGCGAGAAAACTGCTGGAAATTCTTCATCGACCGTGTGCGCAAGCAGCTGAAGATAGTTCTGTGCTTTTCGCCAGTGGGTTCAACACTGCGTGTTCGGTCGAGAAAATTCCCCGCCATTATTAATGCCACATCGATCAATTGGTTCCACGAATGGCCTCAGGAAGCGCTGATCTCGGTGGCCATGAACTTTCTCGCCCAGAATAAGGTGCTGCCGGAGAGCCACCGCGATTCTGTGGCCAAGTTCATGGCCTACGTCCACACGTCTGTGAACACCACGTCGAAAGTCTACTTGCAGAACGAGAGGCGCTACAACTACACCACCCCTAAGAGTTACCTTGAGCAGATTAACCTCTACATTAAGCTGCTCAACCACAAGCACGAGGACCTGCAGAGCAAGATCGAGCGCCTGGAAAACGGCCTGGAGAAGCTGCGATCCACGGCCCTCCAGGTGGCCGACCTGAAGGTGAAGCTCGCCGTCCAGGAGATCGAGCTGAAGGAGAAGAACGAGGCGGCCGACGCCCTCATCGAGATTGTGGGCATCGAGACGGAGAAGGTGCAAACGGAGAAAGCCGTGGCCGACGAGGAGGAAATGAAGGTTGCTTTGATAGCCGACGAAGTCAGCAAGAAGCAGCGCGACTGCGAGGAGGATCTCCTCAAAGCGGAACCAGCCCTGATGGCCGCCCAGGACGCCCTCAACACGCTGAACAAGGCCAATCTCACCGAGCTGAAGAGCTTCGGTTCGCCGCCGGGTGCCGTTACCAATGTGACCGCCGCCGTGATGGTGCTGCTATCCCAGGGCGGCAAGGTGCCCAAGGACCGCTCCTGGAAGGCGGCCAAAATCGCCATGGCCAAGGTGGACACGTTCCTAGACTCGCTGATCAACTACGACAAGGAGAACATCCACCCGGAGATCACCAAGGCCATCCAGCCCTATCTCAAGGACCCGGAGTTCGAGCCCGAGTTCGTCCGCTCCAAGTCGGGCGCGGCGGCTGGTCTGTGCGCCTGGGTCATCAATATCATCAAGTTCTACGAGGTCTACTGCGACGTGGAGCCCAAGCGCAAGGCCCTGGCGGCGGCCAATGCGGAACTGGCCGCCGCCCAAGACAAACTGGCTGGCATCAAGCGGAAAGTGATG GGCCTAGAGGAGCAGCTGGCCAAACTGACGGCGGACTTTGAGAAGGCCACCGCGGACAAGTTGCGGTGCCAACAGGAGGCAGATGCCACCCAAGCCACCATTGCGCTGGCCAATCGCCTGGTGGGCGGACTGGCCAGTGAGAACGTTCGCTGGGCCGAGGCTGTCAACAA CTTCGTCAAGCAGGGCATTACCTTACCCGGCGATATTCTACTCATTACCGCCTTTATTTCCTATGTTGGCTGTTTTACGAAGGGATTCCGCATCGACCTTCTACTCAAGATGTGGACGCCCTTTTTGAAGAGCATTGATCCGCCCATACCCACAACCGAGAATCTCGATCCCCTATCGCTGCTGACCGACGACACCACCATCGCCGTGTGGACGAATGAGGGTCTCCCCAGTGACCGCATGTCCATTGAGAATGCCACGATCTTGTCCAACTCGGATCGTTGGCCGCTGATGATCGATCCCCAGCTGCAGGGAGTCAAGTGGATCAAGCAAAAGTACGGCGAGGAGCTGAAGGTGATTCGACTGGGTCAGCGCAGCTATCTGGACATTATCGAGAAGTCCATCAACGCGGGCTGCAACGTGCTGATCGAGAACATCGATGAGAACTTGGACCCAGTGCTGGACTCTCTGCTGGGTCGAAATCTGATCAAGAAGGGGAA CCATCAAAATCGGGGACAAGGAGATCGAATACAATTCCAACTTCCGCCTGATCCTGCACACCAAACTAGCTAA